From Halomarina ordinaria:
AGTTCGACGCCGACGTCGTCGTCGACGCCCGCGACTGCATCCTCGGCCGGGTGGCGAGCAACGTCGCCCAGCGCGCGCTCGACGGCGAGCGCGTCGCCGTGGTGAACGCCGAACACGCGGTCATCACGGGCAACGAGGAGGACGTGATGAGCGTCTACAAGAAGCGCGTCGAGGTCGGCTCCGACCAGGGGCCGTACTACCCCAAGCGCCCCGACCGCCTCCTCAAGCGCTCGGTGCGCGGGATGCTGCCGTACAAGACGCCCCGCGGGCGCACCGCGCTCGAGGGCGTCCGGGTGTACGTCGGCAACCCCTTCGAGGCCGACGGCGAGGTGCTCGAGGAGACCTCGCTTGACCGACTGTCGAACATCAAATTCGTCTCGCTGGGTGAGGTCAGCGAGCAGCTGGGGGCGAACGTCACATGGTAACCAACACGAGCGGCAAGAAGAAGACCGCAGTCGCCCGCGCCACGGTCCGCGAGGGCCAGGGGCGGGTGCGCATCAACGCACAGCCCGTCGAACTCGTCGAGCCCGAGATGGCCCGACTGAAGATGCTCGAACCGTTCCGCATCGCGAGCGAGGAGCTCCGCGACGGTATCGACATCGAGGTCAGCGTCGCCGGCGGCGGCATCAGCGGCCAGTCCGACGCGGTCCGCACGGCCATCGCCCGCGGCCTCGTCGAGCACTCGAACGACGCCGAACTGCGCGACGCGTACATGAACTTCGACCGGTCGCTGCTGGTCAACGACGTGCGCCAGTCCGAGTCCAAGAAGTGGGGCGGGCCCGGGGCGCGCGCTCGCTACCAGAAGTCCTACCGCTAGGTGATCCACCCATGATGATACCCGTCCGGTGTTTCACGTGTGGTAAAGTGGTCGGCGAGCACTGGGACGCGTACCGCCGACGGACCGAGGAGGGAGAGGACTCCGCGGCGGTCCTCGACGACCTCGGCGTCGACCGCGCGTGCTGTCGGCGCATGTTCGTCTCGCACAAGGACCTCGTCGACATCGTCTCCCCGTACCAGTGATGGCCCAGACAGAACACAACCGCTACGAGAAGGCCCGCATCATCGGCGCGCGAGCGCTGCAGGTGTCCTACGGGGCACCCGTCCTCGTCGAGACGACCCACACGGAGCCCATCCTCATCGCCGCACAGGAGTACGACGCGGGCGTGCTCCCGTTCACCGTCCACCGGGGTGGCGCATGACGCTCGTCACCGAACTCCGACTCCGCCGCGTCCTCGACTCCCGGGGGAACCCGACGGTCGAGGCCGAGGTGACGACCGAGAGCGGCGGGTTCGGGCGGGCGGCCGCCCCGAGCGGGGCGTCCACCGGCGAGTACGAGGCCATCGAACTCCCCGCCGAGGAGGCCATCGCCGCCGCGCGCGAGCGGGCGGTCCCCCGACTCGAGGGGCAGGTGTACGCCGGTGACCAGCGCTCGGTCGACCGGGTGCTGCGCGAGGCCGACGACACCGAGAACTTCGGCGGTATCGGCGCGAACAGCGCCGTCGCCATCAGCATGGCCGCGGCGAAGGCCGGCGCCGATATGCTCGGCGCGCCGCTGTACCAGCACCTCGGCGGTGCCTTCCGCGGCGACGAGTTCCCGACGCCGCTCGGGAACGTCATCGGCGGCGGCGAGCACGCGGCCGACGCGACGGACATCCAGGAGTTCCTCGCCGCGCCGGTCGGCGCGCCGAGCGTCGCGGACGCCGTCTTCGCCAACGCCGCCGTCCACCGGGAGGTCCACGACGTCCTCGCCGAGCGGGGCATCGCCTGCGGGAAGGGCGACGAAGGGGCGTGGGCGCCCTCCATCGACGACGCCGAGGCGTTCGAGGTGTGCGAGGAGGCCGTCTCGACCGTCGAGGACGAGGTCGGCTTCGAGGTCGGCTTCGGCCTCGACGTGGCCGCCTCCGAACTGTACGACGGCGACGCGTACCAGTACCAGGACGGCGAGCGCACGCTCGACGAACAGGTCGCGTACATCGCCGACCTCGTCGAGGAGTACGACCTCGTCTACGTCGAGGACCCGCTCGACGAGGACGACTACGACGGCTTCGCCGACCTCACCGACCGGGTCGGCGACCGGACGCTCGTCTGCGGCGACGACCTGTTCGTCACCAACACCGAGCGCCTGTCGACGGGTATCGAGCGCGGGGCGGCCAACAGCATCCTGGTGAAGCCGAACCAGATCGGGACGCTGTCGGACGCCTTCGACGCCATCGAACTGGCGGTCGAGCACGGCTACGCGCCGGTCGTCTCGCACCGCAGCGGTGAGACCGAGGACACGACGATTGCACACCTGGCCGTGGCGACCGCGGCCCCCTTCATCAAGACGGGGGCGGTGGGCGGCGAGCGAACCGCGAAACTCAACGAACTCGTTCGAATCGAGGAAAACGCATGAGCGACAACGAAGACGGACTCGAGGAGCTCGCCGAGGAGGAGGCCGCGCAGGCCGACGCCGACGACGAGGCTCAGGGGTCCACAGACGAGGAAGCGACCGCCGCCGACGAGGCGGCCGAACCGGAAGCGCCGGAGGTCGAGGAGGACCCCGCCGAGGACGCGGGCCCGACCTTCGACGAGGACGTCATGCCGGACGAGGAGGCCGACCTCCTCATCCCGGTCGAGGACTACCTCGCCGCCGGGGCCCACATCGGGACCCAGCAGAAGACCAAGGACATGGAGCGGTTCATCCACCGCGTCCGCACCGACGGGCTGTACGTCCTCGACGTGAGCCAGACGGACGACCGCATCCGCACCGCGGCGAAGTTCCTCTCGAACTACCAGCCCGAGCAGATACTCGTCGCCTCCTCGCGTCAGTACGGTCGGTTCCCGGCCGAGAAGTTCGCCGACGCCGTCGGCGCACGCGCGCGGACCGGACGGTTCATCCCCGGGACGCTGACGAACCCGCAGTACGCGGGTTACATCGAGCCCGACGTCGTGGTCGTCACCGACCCCATCGGCGACAGCCAGGCGGTCAAGGAGGCCATCACGGTCGGCATCCCCGTCGTGGCGATGTGCGACTCGAACAACCAGACGAGCAACGTCGACCTCGTCGTCCCGACGAACAACAAGGGGCGCAAGGCCCTCTCGGTGGTCTACTGGCTGCTGGCCAACGAGACGCTCGACAACCGCGGCGCGGAGCCGTCCTACGCGCTGGACGACTTCGAGACCGACATCTGAACCGACCTTCCCGTTCTTCGCGTCCACCGGCGAGCGGCCGCGCCGTCGCCCTCGTTCTCACGTTTCTCGCCGCCGGATAGTCCCGTCGGGACGCAGCTATCTTCATGTCGGTGGACGACCAACGCTCGGGGTCCGACCGCTTCGCGGTGCCGGCCGACCGACGAGCCGACGCGCCCGGAGCGCGTCGGGCGGAGACAGCGATGGGAGACGTCATTCACGAGAAGGTGCACGCGGAGGTCGACGAGGACTTCGTCGTCTTCCTGGTGGGGATGCGAATCAACAAGCCGTGGCGTGTCGGGAAGTGGCTCCCGCCGTTCCTGGCGATGCCGCGGCTGTTGCGCCGGCTGGAGGCGGACCCCGACTCCGGCCTGCTCGGCTACAGGGTGGTGTTCAGCCCGCGAGAGCCGATGGTCGTCCAGTACTGGCGGTCGGCGGAGGACCTGTTCCGTGCCGCCACCGACCCCGAGGGCGGACACGTCCCGGCGTGGCTGGCGTACAACCGCGACAGCGACCTCTCGGGTGCGGCCGGCATCTGGCACGAGACGTACCTCGTCCGGGCCGACGCCTACGAGACGTCCTACCGGAACATGCCGCCGTTCGGCCTGGGGACGGTCGGGCGACTCGCGCCAGCGAAGGGGACGGGGTTCGGTCGACTGGTCGCCGACGCGGAGGCAGTCGAGCGCCCCGGCCCGACCGAAGTATGACCGCGCCGGAGCACGAGTCGCGCGCTCGTTCGGATACGCTTAAACCGGCACTCCGGTAACGACGGGGTATGACTGTTTCGAGCGCGCCGGGGAAGGTGTACCTCTTCGGCGAGCACGCCGTCGTCTACGGCGAACCGGCGGTCCCGTGCGCCATCGAGCGACGGGCGACCGTCACGGTCGAGGCGCGAAGGGACGACCGCCTCCGGGTCGAGGCGCGCGACCTGACGCTCGACGGCTTCACGGTCGAGTACGGCGCCAGCGGGGACGACCGACCGGACGTTGACGTCGCGACGCCGCTCGTCGAGGCGGCGATGGGCTACGTCGAGGGGGCGGTCGAACAGGCGCGGGACGCGGCGGACGCGCCCGACGCCGGCTTCGACATGGTCGTCGAGAGCGACATCCCGCTGGGGGCCGGCCTCGGTTCGTCGGCAGCCGTCGTCTGCGCGGCCATCGACGCCGCGGCGCGAGAACTCGGCCGTGACCTCACGCCAGAGGCGGTCGCCGACCGGGCCTACCGCGTCGAACACGACGTCCAGGAGGGGCAGGCCTCGCGGGCGGACACGTTCTGCTCGGCGACGGGCGGTGCCGTCCGCGTGGAGGGCGACGACCGTCGACGCATTCCCGACGCGCCGAACCTCCCGCTCGTCGTCGGCTACGACGGCGGGGCGGGCGACACGGGCGAACTCGTCGCCGGCGTGCGCACGCTCCGCGACGAGTACGACTTCGCCGCCGACACGGTCGGCGCCATCGGCGACCTGGTTCGAGCGGGCGAGCGGGCGCTCGCGGACGACGACGTCGCCGAGGTCGGGCGACTGATGGACTTCAACCACGGGCTGCTGGCGGCGCTCGGCGTCTCCTCGCGGTCGCTCGACGCGATGGTGTGGGCCGCCCGCGACGCCGACGCGCTGGGTGCGAAACTGACGGGTGCGGGCGGCGGCGGCTGTATCGTCGCGCTCGACGAGACGCCCGCCGCCCGGACCGCCCTCGACTACACGCCGGGGTGTGAGGAGGCGTTCCGCGCCGAACTCGACCGCGAGGGGGTGCGCGCGGAACGATGAAGGTCCTCAAACTCGGCGGGAGCGTCATCACGGACAAGGACGTCCCCGAGACGGTCGACGAGCGGAACCTCGAACGGGCGGCCGCGGCCGTCGGCGGGTACGACGGGGACCTCGTCGTCGTCCACGGCGGCGGCTCGTTCGGCCACCACCACGCGAGCGCCCACGGCATCAGTCGGACCCGGGGGAGCGAGGACTACGAGGGAGTGGTCGCCGTCCACGCGGCCATGCAGCGCCTCAACGACGCCGTGCTGGCGGCGCTCCACGCGGAGGGAGTGCCCGCGGTACCCGTCCACCCGTTCTCGGCGGGCTTTCGCAACGCCGTCGACGACCTCGTCCTCCCGACGGGGCAGGTGCGCGTCCTCCTGCGCGAGGGGTTCGTCCCCGTCCTCCACGGCGACGTCGTCGCCCACGAGGGGCGGGGCGCGACCATCGTCAGCGGCGACGAACTCGTCGTCGAGGTGGCCGACCACCTCGACGCCGAGCGGGTGGGGCTCTGTTCTGCGGTGCCCGGCGTCTACGACGAGGCGGGCGACGTCGTCGGGCGCATCGAGTCGTTCGAGGACGTCGAGGCCGCCCTCGGCGGGAGTCAGTCGACGGACGTCACCGGCGGGATGGCCACGAAGGTGCGCGAACTGCTCGCGCTGTCGGTGCCCGCGTTCGTCTTCGACCTCGACGGCGTGGCGGCGTTCCTCGCGGGCGACGACGTCGGGACGCGAATCGGGTAGCGTCGGCCGCGTCGTGACGCCGTCCGTGAGAGTCGGCGACACGGTGGAATCCAACCCACGCGTTTTTAACACCGGAGACTGTAGGGCCGGATAACCGAGCATACGGTCGCCCCGGGAGCGCAAGCGGGCGACCGGCGGGGTCCGGTGTCGCGTACGACGCCGGACCACGCGGGCCACTGGAGTGCCAGCGGTACGTCTTCGCCGGTCGCGCGTGCGGCACGCGCTCCCCCGGGCGACTCCTCTCGGAGTCGGAACCATGGAAATCGAAATCGCAACCATTGGCGGATACGAAGAGGTCGGCCGGCAGATGACGGCCATCCGTGCCGGGGACGACATCGTCGTCTTCGACATGGGCCTCAACCTCTCGCAGGTACTGATACACGACAACGTCGAGACCGAGCGCATGCACAGCCTCGACCTCATCGACATGGGCGCCATCCCGGACGACCGCGTCATGTCCGACCTCGAGGGCGACGTGCAGGCCATCGTGCCGACGCACGGCCACCTCGACCACATCGGCGCCATCTCGAAACTGGCCCACCGCTACGACGCCCCCATCGTCGCGACGCCGTTCACCCTCGCGCTGGTCGAACAGGAGATACAGAGCGAGGAGAAGTTCGGCGTCCAGAACGACCTCGTCGAGATGCAACCCGGCGAGTCGATGTCCATCGGCGACACGGGCAACGTCGAACTGGAGTTCGTCAACGTCACGCACTCCATCATCGACGCCATCAACCCCGTCCTCCACACGCCGGAGGGGGCCGTCGTCTACGGCCTCGACAAGCGCATGGACCACACGCCGGTCATCGGTGACCCCATCGACATGGAGCGCTTCGAGGAAATCGGCCGCGAGGGGCCGGGCGTCCTCTGTTACATCGAGGACTGCACGAACGCCGGCCGGAAGGGCCGGACCCCCTCCGAGTCCGTCGCCCGGCGCCACCTGAAGGACGTCATGACCTCCGTCGAGGACTACGACGGCGGAATCGTCGCCACGACGTTCTCGAGTCACATCGCCCGCGTGACGAGCCTCGTCGAGTTCGCCAACGACATCGGCCGTCAGCCCGTCCTGCTCGGGCGTTCGATGGAGAAGTACTCGGGCACCGCAGAGCGCCTGAACTTCGTCGACTTCCCCGACGACCTCGGGATGTACGGCCACCGCAAGTCCGTCGACCGGACGTTCAAGCGCATCATGAACGAGGGCAAGGAGAACTTCCTGCCCATCGTGACGGGCCACCAGGGCGAACCGCGCGCGATGCTCACGCGGATGGGCCGCGGCGAGACGCCCTACCAGCTCGACGACGGCGACAAGGTCCTCTTCAGCGCGCGGGTCATCCCCGAGCCGACCAACGAGGGCCAGCGCTACCAGTCCGAGAAGCTCCTCAAGATGCAGGGCGCACGCATCTACGACGACATCCACGTCTCCGGCCACCTCCGCGAGGAGGGCCACTACCGGATGCTGCAGGCGCTCCAGCCCCAGCACGTCATCCCGGCCCACCAGGACATGAAGGGCTTCGCGCCGTACACGAGCCTGGCGGCCAGCCAGGGGTACAAGCTCGGGCGCGACCTGCACGTGACGCGCAACGGGAACATGATTCAGCTGACGGAATGAGCGCCGACAGCGCGCGTGTGGAGGCGGCGATAGAGGGGCGCCGAGAGGCGGTCAACGACGCCATCGCGGAGATGCTCCCGGTCACGCGACCGGAGCGCCTCTACGAGGCGTCGCGCTACCTGCTGGACGCGGGCGGCAAGCGCCTGCGCCCGGCGATGCTCCTGCTGGTGGCCGAGGCGGTCACCGGCGTCGACCCCCTGACGGAGGACTACCGCGCGTTCGGCCCCGAGGAAATCGACATCATGGCGGCCGCCGTCAGCGTCGAGGTCATCCAGTCGTTCACCCTCATCCACGACGACATCATGGACGACGACGACCTGCGACGCGGCGTGCCCGCCGTCCACCGCGAGTACGACACCGAGACGGCTATCCTCGCCGGCGACACGCTCTACTCGAAGGCGTTCGAGTGCATGCTGCAGACGGGCGCACCCGCCGACCGCTCGGTGCGCGCGCTCGAGAAACTCGCGACGACCTGTACGAAGATCTGCGAGGGACAGGCCCTCGACGTCGCCTTCGAGGCGCGCGGGGACGTGACGACCGAGGAGTACCTCGACATGGTCGAGCACAAGACGGCGGTGCTGTACGCCGCCGCCGCCGCCATCCCCGCGGTCCTCCTCGGCGCGGACGAGGAGGTGGTCGACGCCCTCTGCGGCTACGGCCTCGACGTGGGCCGGGCCTTCCAGATACAGGACGACCTCCTCGACCTCACGACGCCGAGCGAGCGTCTCGGCAAACAGCGCGGGAGCGACCTCATCGAGGGCAAGCGGACCGTCGTCACCCTCCACGCCCGCGACCAGGGCGTCGACGTCGACGCGCTCCTCGACACCGCGGACCCCGCCGACGTGACGGAGGCGGACATCGAGGCGGCCGTCGGGCGACTGGAGGGCGCCGGCAGCATCGACCACGCCCGGACGATGGCCCGCGAGATAACCGACCGCGGGAAGCGCCGCCTCGAGGTCCTCCCCGAGGGGGAAGCCCGCGAGACGCTCGCGGGCATCGCGGACTACCTCGTCGAGCGGGACTACTGACGGTCACGGCGGCGAGGACACGCTTTTTGTACGGTGGGCGAGTCGTCTCGACCGAATGAGCGAGACAGTTCGCTGGGAGTACGAGACGCTTCGGCCGCCGCGGGAGGCGACGATGCACGAGGCGACCGACCCGAAGACGGAGCTGAACGAACTCGGTGCCGACGGGTGGGAGCTGGTCTGCACCGTCGAGTACGCCGGCGGCGGGACGAAGTACCTCGTCCTCAAGCGACCGGCGAGGGACGACGATGAGTGAGGCGGGCGTCGAACCCGACCACTCCGTCGAGTCGGAGACGGACATCGGCACCGAGAACACCATGCGGGAGCGGGCCGGCGAGAGCCGCCTCAAACTCTGGCTGGTGCTCGGCGCGAACCGACTGGTCATCACCGGCGTCCTCGCCAGCGTGGTGTTCGTCTCGTTCGTCCTCGCGGGGGTGTTCCTGCTCCCGCCGTTCGAGCAGACCGTGGCGGGCGGCGACGTGCTCGACACGCTGTTCACGACGATGATAAGCGCCGTCATCACGGGCGTGACCCTCGTCGTCACCATCAGTCAGCTGGTCATCTCCCAGGAGAACGGCCCGCTCGGCGACCAGCGCGAGCGGATGAGCAACGCGCTCGACTTCCGCGAGTACACGAGCGAACTCATCGGGACGACGACCCCCGCGGACCCATCGAAGTTCCTCGCGGTGCTCGTCGAGACGTCGAACCAGCGCGGCGAGCAACTCCGCGAACTCGCGGAGGGGAGCGACAACGACGACCTGCGTGACGAGGTCGAGGAGTTCGTCGACAGCCTCTCGGACAACGCGGACGTGGTCGTCGACCGCCTCGACGGCGCGACGTTCGGGACGTTCAACGTGCTGTTCGCGGCGCTCGACTACAACTACTCCTGGAAGGTGTTCCAGGTCAACCGCATCCAGGAGGTGTACCGCGACGACATCGACGACGAACTCGGACGGGCGTTCGAGGACCTCCACACCTCGCTCGCCATGTTCGGCCCCGCCCGCGAACACATCAAGACCCTCTACTTCGAGTGGGCGCTCATCAGCCTCTCGCAGCTCATCTCCTACGCGGCCATCCCGGCGCTCATCATCGGCGCGCTGATGACGGTGTTCGTCGACAGCGCGACGTTCACCGGCGTCACCTTCGGCGTCTCCGACCTCCTGTGGGTGACGGCAACGGCGTTCACCGTCACGGTGATTCCCTTCCTGCTGTTCATCTCCTACGTGCTCCGCGTCGCCACCGTCGCCAAGCGGACGCTCGCCATCGGGCCGCTCATCCTGCGGGACTCCCAGCGCTGAGGCGTCCCCGCCGGCGCGCGAATCCACGCCCGTTTTGTCCCTCGGCGTGAACCACTCCCCAATGGACGACGACCTCAGGGAGCGCGTCGAACGCGCCGCGGAGGCGAGCGCGCTCTACAACGCGCTCAAACACGACAGCGAGGCACAGGTGGGTGCCATCATGGGACCGCTGATGGGCGAGAACCCCGAGTTCCGCGAACACGGCGGCGAGGTACCGGGCGTCGTCGCGCCCGTCGTCGCGCGGGTCAACGACCTCTCGACGGCCGAGCGCCGCGAGCGACTCGCCGCCCTTGACCCCGAGGCGCTCGCCGACCTCGAGGCGGAGGACGAGGAGGACGAGCAGGTGCTCCCGGACCTGCCGAACGCCGACGACTACGAGGAGATCCGTATGCGCCTCGCGCCGAACCCGAACGGCCCGTGGCACCTCGGCAACGCCCGGATGCCCGCCGTCATCGGGACGTACAAGGACCTCTACGACGGCTGGATGCTCTGTCGGTTCGACGACACGGACCCGGAGACGAAGCGCCCGGACCTCGACGCCTACGACGCCATCCTCGACGCCGTCTCCTACCTCGGCTTCGAACCCGACGAGGTGATGCGCGCGAGCGACCGCCTGGAGACCTACTACGACCACGCCCGCGACCTCATCGAGATGGGCGGGGCCTACACCTGCTCGTGTTCGGGCGAGGCGTTCTCCGACCTGAAGAACGCGGGCGAGGCGTGTCCCCACCGCGGGAAGGACCCCGAGACGGTCCGCGAGGAGTTCGAGGCGCTGGTCGACGGCGAGTACTCGGCGGGCGAGATGGTCCTGCGCGTGAAGACCGACATCGAACACAAGAACCCCGCGCTGCGCGACTGGGTCGCCTTCCGCGTCATCGACACGCCCCACCCCCGCGAGGCGGCAAGCGACTACCGCCTCTGGCCGATGCTCGACTTCCAGTCGGGTATCGACGACCACCTCACGGGCATCACCCACATCGTCCGGGGTATCGACCTGCAGGACTCCGCGAAGCGCCAGCGCTTCGTCTACGACTACTTCGACTGGGAGTACCCGGAGGTCGTCCACTGGGGGAAGATTCAGCTAGACGCCTACGACGTGAAGATGTCCACCTCGACCATCAAGGAACTCGTCGAGTCGGGCGAACTCGACGGCTGGGACGACCCGCGCGCGCCGACGCTCGCCAGCGTCCGCCGCCGCGGCATCGAGGGACAGGCCATCGTCGACGCCATCGTCGAACTCGGCACCTCCACCAGCGACGTCGACCTCGCCATGTCGGCCATCTACGCGAAGAACCGCGAACTCGTCGACGACGAGGCCGACCGCGCGTTCCTCGTCCGCGACGGCGAGGAGGTGCCCCTGGCGGGGGCTCCCGACGCCGCCCACCCGCCGGTCCACCCCGACCACGAGGAGCGCGGGACGCGCGACGTCCCCGTCGGCG
This genomic window contains:
- a CDS encoding 50S ribosomal protein L13; translation: MSVAEFDADVVVDARDCILGRVASNVAQRALDGERVAVVNAEHAVITGNEEDVMSVYKKRVEVGSDQGPYYPKRPDRLLKRSVRGMLPYKTPRGRTALEGVRVYVGNPFEADGEVLEETSLDRLSNIKFVSLGEVSEQLGANVTW
- a CDS encoding 30S ribosomal protein S9; the encoded protein is MVTNTSGKKKTAVARATVREGQGRVRINAQPVELVEPEMARLKMLEPFRIASEELRDGIDIEVSVAGGGISGQSDAVRTAIARGLVEHSNDAELRDAYMNFDRSLLVNDVRQSESKKWGGPGARARYQKSYR
- a CDS encoding DNA-directed RNA polymerase subunit N: MMIPVRCFTCGKVVGEHWDAYRRRTEEGEDSAAVLDDLGVDRACCRRMFVSHKDLVDIVSPYQ
- a CDS encoding DNA-directed RNA polymerase subunit K, which gives rise to MAQTEHNRYEKARIIGARALQVSYGAPVLVETTHTEPILIAAQEYDAGVLPFTVHRGGA
- the eno gene encoding phosphopyruvate hydratase, which gives rise to MTLVTELRLRRVLDSRGNPTVEAEVTTESGGFGRAAAPSGASTGEYEAIELPAEEAIAAARERAVPRLEGQVYAGDQRSVDRVLREADDTENFGGIGANSAVAISMAAAKAGADMLGAPLYQHLGGAFRGDEFPTPLGNVIGGGEHAADATDIQEFLAAPVGAPSVADAVFANAAVHREVHDVLAERGIACGKGDEGAWAPSIDDAEAFEVCEEAVSTVEDEVGFEVGFGLDVAASELYDGDAYQYQDGERTLDEQVAYIADLVEEYDLVYVEDPLDEDDYDGFADLTDRVGDRTLVCGDDLFVTNTERLSTGIERGAANSILVKPNQIGTLSDAFDAIELAVEHGYAPVVSHRSGETEDTTIAHLAVATAAPFIKTGAVGGERTAKLNELVRIEENA
- the rpsB gene encoding 30S ribosomal protein S2; translated protein: MSDNEDGLEELAEEEAAQADADDEAQGSTDEEATAADEAAEPEAPEVEEDPAEDAGPTFDEDVMPDEEADLLIPVEDYLAAGAHIGTQQKTKDMERFIHRVRTDGLYVLDVSQTDDRIRTAAKFLSNYQPEQILVASSRQYGRFPAEKFADAVGARARTGRFIPGTLTNPQYAGYIEPDVVVVTDPIGDSQAVKEAITVGIPVVAMCDSNNQTSNVDLVVPTNNKGRKALSVVYWLLANETLDNRGAEPSYALDDFETDI
- a CDS encoding DUF4188 domain-containing protein, yielding MDDQRSGSDRFAVPADRRADAPGARRAETAMGDVIHEKVHAEVDEDFVVFLVGMRINKPWRVGKWLPPFLAMPRLLRRLEADPDSGLLGYRVVFSPREPMVVQYWRSAEDLFRAATDPEGGHVPAWLAYNRDSDLSGAAGIWHETYLVRADAYETSYRNMPPFGLGTVGRLAPAKGTGFGRLVADAEAVERPGPTEV
- the mvk gene encoding mevalonate kinase, with amino-acid sequence MTVSSAPGKVYLFGEHAVVYGEPAVPCAIERRATVTVEARRDDRLRVEARDLTLDGFTVEYGASGDDRPDVDVATPLVEAAMGYVEGAVEQARDAADAPDAGFDMVVESDIPLGAGLGSSAAVVCAAIDAAARELGRDLTPEAVADRAYRVEHDVQEGQASRADTFCSATGGAVRVEGDDRRRIPDAPNLPLVVGYDGGAGDTGELVAGVRTLRDEYDFAADTVGAIGDLVRAGERALADDDVAEVGRLMDFNHGLLAALGVSSRSLDAMVWAARDADALGAKLTGAGGGGCIVALDETPAARTALDYTPGCEEAFRAELDREGVRAER
- a CDS encoding isopentenyl phosphate kinase, with the protein product MKVLKLGGSVITDKDVPETVDERNLERAAAAVGGYDGDLVVVHGGGSFGHHHASAHGISRTRGSEDYEGVVAVHAAMQRLNDAVLAALHAEGVPAVPVHPFSAGFRNAVDDLVLPTGQVRVLLREGFVPVLHGDVVAHEGRGATIVSGDELVVEVADHLDAERVGLCSAVPGVYDEAGDVVGRIESFEDVEAALGGSQSTDVTGGMATKVRELLALSVPAFVFDLDGVAAFLAGDDVGTRIG
- a CDS encoding ribonuclease J, with the translated sequence MEIEIATIGGYEEVGRQMTAIRAGDDIVVFDMGLNLSQVLIHDNVETERMHSLDLIDMGAIPDDRVMSDLEGDVQAIVPTHGHLDHIGAISKLAHRYDAPIVATPFTLALVEQEIQSEEKFGVQNDLVEMQPGESMSIGDTGNVELEFVNVTHSIIDAINPVLHTPEGAVVYGLDKRMDHTPVIGDPIDMERFEEIGREGPGVLCYIEDCTNAGRKGRTPSESVARRHLKDVMTSVEDYDGGIVATTFSSHIARVTSLVEFANDIGRQPVLLGRSMEKYSGTAERLNFVDFPDDLGMYGHRKSVDRTFKRIMNEGKENFLPIVTGHQGEPRAMLTRMGRGETPYQLDDGDKVLFSARVIPEPTNEGQRYQSEKLLKMQGARIYDDIHVSGHLREEGHYRMLQALQPQHVIPAHQDMKGFAPYTSLAASQGYKLGRDLHVTRNGNMIQLTE
- the idsA3 gene encoding geranylfarnesyl diphosphate synthase, with product MSADSARVEAAIEGRREAVNDAIAEMLPVTRPERLYEASRYLLDAGGKRLRPAMLLLVAEAVTGVDPLTEDYRAFGPEEIDIMAAAVSVEVIQSFTLIHDDIMDDDDLRRGVPAVHREYDTETAILAGDTLYSKAFECMLQTGAPADRSVRALEKLATTCTKICEGQALDVAFEARGDVTTEEYLDMVEHKTAVLYAAAAAIPAVLLGADEEVVDALCGYGLDVGRAFQIQDDLLDLTTPSERLGKQRGSDLIEGKRTVVTLHARDQGVDVDALLDTADPADVTEADIEAAVGRLEGAGSIDHARTMAREITDRGKRRLEVLPEGEARETLAGIADYLVERDY
- a CDS encoding glutamate--tRNA ligase; this encodes MDDDLRERVERAAEASALYNALKHDSEAQVGAIMGPLMGENPEFREHGGEVPGVVAPVVARVNDLSTAERRERLAALDPEALADLEAEDEEDEQVLPDLPNADDYEEIRMRLAPNPNGPWHLGNARMPAVIGTYKDLYDGWMLCRFDDTDPETKRPDLDAYDAILDAVSYLGFEPDEVMRASDRLETYYDHARDLIEMGGAYTCSCSGEAFSDLKNAGEACPHRGKDPETVREEFEALVDGEYSAGEMVLRVKTDIEHKNPALRDWVAFRVIDTPHPREAASDYRLWPMLDFQSGIDDHLTGITHIVRGIDLQDSAKRQRFVYDYFDWEYPEVVHWGKIQLDAYDVKMSTSTIKELVESGELDGWDDPRAPTLASVRRRGIEGQAIVDAIVELGTSTSDVDLAMSAIYAKNRELVDDEADRAFLVRDGEEVPLAGAPDAAHPPVHPDHEERGTRDVPVGDRVLLEPDDLPAGGERVWLKGLGCVERTDEGFEFRDAGIDVVREEGVDVVHWVPAETSVPLTLRTMDGDVTGRAEPGVREYDADTLVQFERVGFARLDTVDDVVVVAYYAHP